The Syntrophaceae bacterium DNA segment ACCGCCGCAGTCATTACGTTCGTCTGGAACGCCCGGCCCGAAGTGCTGCAGGCTGCCTCGGGGAGCCATGCCGCCGGTTTTCCCATGAAGAAAATCCTGGTCGGCCTCGCGGTGGTCGCCGTGCTCACCGGCGGCGTCCTGTCCTGGTTTGCCTCTACAAACCCCGACGGACTCGAGTGGTCCATGCTTCGCACGGCGGGGAAGGAGGAGCTGTCCGCTTCCGGAAGCTCCGCCCATTCGGTTCTTGCACGCATCCAGGAAAAAATCGCGATCCTGCCCGACTACGGATTCCGGGCAGCGCCCGTGGAAGGCAAGACGGGGGCCCGCGAGGGAGAATCGTGGCCCGGCGTCCGTGCGGGCCGCTCCGTGGCGGGAATCGTCGGCGGCGGCTTGACCCTGCTCTTGGCGGGCATGATCGGGATCGTCCTGAGGCGGGCGAGCCAGCCCGGAAGGAGCAGGCCGACGTCCGAACGATGAGGGATCGCGTTATGCCAGCGGGATATCGGAAGAAAAACATGCCGGCGGGAGCAGCGCTCCCATGAGCGGCGCCGGTCAGGCCCTCGGTTCCATGAGGGGTCTGGAAGGCCTCGGCAGGGCGGATGCCTCCGCCCTTCGGGTGGATCCCCGCGCCATGATCGTCACGACGTTTCTCTTCATTGCCGTTGTCTCCTCCTTCGGCAAGTATGACCTCCTCGGGCTCCTTCCGCTCACCCTCTATCCCGTGTCCCTTATGGCCCTGGGGCGCGTTTCCTTCCGGCGGATCGGCCTGCGGCTTCTCATCGTCTCCCCCTTCGCCGTCATGATCGGGATCTTCAATCCCGTTTTCGACAGCCGCATCGTTGCAGAGCTCGGTCCTTTCGCCGTTTCGGGAGGGTGGATTTCCTTCGCTTCCATCCTGGTCAAGTTTCTGCTGACGGTGAGCGCCGCGCTCATCCTGGTGGCGGTCTGCGGATTCGACGCCGTGTGTTTCGGACTGGAAAAAATGGGGGTGCCGAAGATCTTCGTCTCCCAGCTCCTGTTCCTGAACCGGTATATCCACGTGGCGGCGGACGAAGCGGGACGCATGCTGCGGGCTCACGCGCTCCGGTCCTTCCGCCGGGAGGGCCTGTCCATCCGGGTTTTCGGCTCCCTGGCGGGACAGCTCCTGCTCCGCTCCCTCGACCGGGCGCAGCGGATCTACAACGCCATGATCTCCAGAGGATTTTCCGGCCGGATCCGCCTTCTGCGGGAGCGATCCCTCGGGATCGGCGACGTCCTCTTCGCGCTTCTCTGGATCTCGTTTTTCCTGTTCGTGCGTCTTTACAACATCCCCCTGTGGATCGGGACGTTCGTTCTCGGGAGCAGCGCATGAGCCATCATATCGTCGAATTGAGGGACGTTGAATTTGCGTATCCGGACGGAACACCGGCGCTCCGGAGGGTTTCCTTCCGGATCGTCCACGGCGAGTCCGTCGGGCTGATCGGCGCCAACGGGGCGGGTAAATCGACGCTGCTGCTTCATCTCAACGGATGCCTCTTCCCGGCGGGCGGAACCGTGCAGGTCGGCGATTATCCCCTGACCCGGAAAAACGTGGACGACGTGCGCCGCCGGGTGGGCATGGTCTTCCAGGATCCCGACGACCAGCTGTTCATGCCCCGCGTGTTTGACGACGTGGCCTTCGGCCCCCTGAACCTGGGACTGCCGCGGGAGGAGGTGGAAATCCGCGTCCATGACGCGCTCCGGCAGGTCGGCGCGGACCACCTGGCCGACCGGCCGCCCTACAAGATCTCCGGGGGAGAGAAGCGCGCCGCCGCCATCGCCACGGTGCTGTCCATGTCGCCGGACATCCTGGTCATGGACGAGCCGAGCTCCGGGCTCGATCCCCTTTCCCGGAGGCAGCTCATCGGGCTCCTCATGAACTTCCGGCACACAAAGATCATTGCCACCCACGATCTCGATCTCGTTCTGGACGTCTGCGAACGCACGATCGTCCTCAACGGCGGGCGCGTCGCCGCCGACGGTCCGACCGCGGAGATCTTCCGTGACGAGGCTCTCCTCAAGGTCAACCACCTGGAGAAGCCGCTCCGGATGCAACCGCTGCCGGACTGTTGAAAAATACCCGTCTGCTTCTTATCCCTGGTCCCTCGCCACTCGACATCAATCCGTCCGATTGACATGCGAAGCCTTCCCCCTTATACTCCCGCCCGCAGGGCGAGATCGCCGATCCGGCGCCGTTCAGCCTGTGCGATGTCAGGTTCCGAGCCATATTCCCGTTTCCCCTTTGACAGGTGCGGAAAACCGCCCGGGAGAATCCTATGAAAAAGAAAATCCTGATGGTTGTCGGCATCTTGGCCGCGATTGTCATCCTGGTTGCCGGCTACGTGCTTGGACGGTTCCTGATCGAGGTCCGGAAGATGACGCCGGTGCCCACCGGCGAGGTCGTTCCGGGCGTGTTCGCCATTCAGGACGACTACGTGAACCTTTACCTGATCAAGGGAAAGGACGGCTATGTCATGATTGACGGGGGCGATAAAGCCGCCGCCGTCGAGGAAGGCCTCCGTCAACTCGGCATTCCGAAGGACAGGATCAGCGCCGTCTTTCTGACCCATTCCGACAGCGATCACAGTGCGGCCCTGAAGGTACTCGGAGACGTCCCGCTCTTCGTCGGGTCCGAGGAAGAACGGATCATCAAGGGTCCCCAGTACCGCATGTATTTCATGCGAAACTCGCTGCCGGACCGGCGCAGGCTCCTCGCCGGCGGCGAGACGGTCGACAGCGGCGGCTTGATCGTGCAGGTGTTCCGTACGCCCGGACACACGCCGGGCTCGCGCTGCTATCTCGTCAACGGCCGTTGGCTCTTCACGGGGGACACGATCAGCCTGAAGGACGGCAAGGCGGGTCCCTTCGTGGAGCTGTTCAACATGGATACGGCGACCGAGATCGGCTCCATCGGGAAGATCGCAGCGCTTAAGGGCGTGGAGGCGGTCTTTACGGGGCATCACGGCTTTACAAAGGATTTCCCGGGGGCTTTCGCTGACTGGCAGAAATGAAAGGGTCCGATCTGTTTTCTTTTGCGAAGGGTTCCGTTCTTTTGTCCCGGAACCGCAATCGGGCCGGCAGCAGCAAGGAGGAGGAAAGGAAGCCATGAGCGGGAAGTCCTGCGGTCTGATCATCGTTCTGTGCCTGCTGGTCCTTGGCGGGCCCATCTCCACAGGCTGGTCCTACGACAATGGCGTCAAGGTGCGGACCGTCCTGAAATCGACCACCGCCGGCAACGGTCAACCGCTGGAATACATGCGGACGGACCGGCCCGAGGTCACGGCAGCCGTCGTCGAGATCGCTCCCGGAGCGCAGACTGGATGGCATCTCCACCGGGTTCCCGTCTATGCCTATGTGCTGGAGGGAACCCTGAAGGTCCTCATGGGCGACGGAACCGCGCTCACCTTTGAAAAGGGGCAGGCGATCCTGGAGGTCCAAAACACCGCCCACAACGGGGTCAACATCGGGAAAGAGCCGGTCCGGCTCATCGTCTTCTACACGGGGGCCGTGGGGGAGCCCCTGTCGGAGAAGCTGGAGCGTTGATTCCGGATGGCGCGTGCAATACAACCGTTCTGTGAATCCAGACCGAGAAAGGAGCAAATGGGGATGGAAGATGTCTTTGTTGTCAGTGCGGTAAGGACGCCGGTGGGGCGCCAGGGCGGTTATCTGCGGGAGTGGACGGCCCCGGAGATGCTCGGGGCGGTGCTGGACGAGGTGGCCCGCCGGATCGATCTCGATCCGGTCCTGGTGGACGACGTCGTCAGCGGGACGGTCTACCAGGTGGGGGAGCAGGGCTTCACGCTGGCCCGCTCGGGGATCCTGGCCTCGAAGAAGTTCCCCTTCAGCGTCCCCGGCATTTCGGTGAACCGGCAGTGCGGAAGCAGCCTCAGTGCGATCCAGATCGCCCACGGCATGATCGCTTCAGGGACCATGGACATCGTGATCGCCAGCGGGTGCGAGTTCATGACGAAGTACACGATGTTTTCGGACCTGAACGGGACGCTGTACACGGGCAAGCCCATGGGGAACCCCTTCGGGAAATGGTACACGGAGAAGTACGGCCGGGCGGACCAGATCGTAGCGGCCCAGATGATCGCCGACAAATGGGAGATCACCCGGGAGGAGTGCCACGACTTCGCCATCGCGAGCCACCAGAAGGCGCACAAGGCGACCGTCGGCGGGTATTTCAAGAAGGAGATCCTGCCGATGAAGGGCCTGGACAAGGACGGGAATGCGGTCGTCCAGGACACCGACGAGCCCATCCGCCCCTCGACGAATCACGAGACCCTCAATTCCCTGAAGGTCCTGCCGAACACGAAATGGATCACCGTGGGAATCTCGAGCACGATCACCGACGGGGCCTCCGCCGTGGTCCTGATGAGCGAAAAGCGGATGAAGGAGCTGAAGCTGACGCCCCTGGCCCGGATCGTGGCCAACGCCGTGATCGGGTCGGAGCCGCAGATCATGCTGACGGGCCCCATCTACGCGACGCCGAAGGTGCTGGAGAAGGCGGGGATGAAGATGGACGACATCGACATTTTCGAGATCAACGAGGCCTTCGCGCCGATTCCGCTGGCCTGGGTGAAGGAGCTGAAGGCGGATCCGGAGAAGCTCAACGTGAACGGCGGAGCGCTCGCCCTGGGGCATCCGGTGGGGAACTCGGGATGCCGGCTGTCCGTCACGGCGATCCATGAGCTTCGGCGGCGCCAGGCCCGATACGCCCTGGTCTCGCTCTGCACGGGCGGCGGAATGGCTCCGGCGACGATCTTCGAGAGAGTATAACGGCCGCGCTCCCGCGGATGATCGGCTTGTCCGGGGCGCGGGGGCTGTCACGGGGGCTTCCGTGGACAGAAGCGGGATGGAGTAAGAAAGGGGACGGATTTCAAATCCGTCCCCTTTTCAATCTGTCCGATGAAGTTTGTCAGAGGGCTGTTAAAAAAAATGGCCGGATGCAAGGCCCCCGACGTCCCGGGCTGCAAGGTGCACTCCAGGTACGCTGAACAGCGAAGGATGAGGAGCACGCCGCAGACGATCCTTTTTCAACAGCACGTCCCCTAGAACTTGTCGATGTCGATTCCAACCTGCATCGCAAGCCGGTAGGATTTTCCCTTGCAATAGATGCCGAGGCCGAAGATGCCGACGGAAGCAACCAGGGCGATGACGAGCCAGGTGATCCAGTCGCCCGCAGAGTCACTCTGTGCATAGGCGAAAAATAGCGCCGGGATGCAGAGCATCGTCATCAAAAGCCCCGTATGATAAAGGCGGTCGCCCACGATCCACCAGGCGGCGGCCCGAGGCGACCGTTTTCTCATTTTCTCGTAAAGCGGGTAATCCCGCGAAGGGCTCATCGCGCGAAGAATGACAATGACTTCATTTTGACCTTATACGTATTGCCGGATCATCATCAGGTTTTCGTTGTTCTTCCGGATGGGTGCTTCGCGGCGGTGAGCAAGATCAGAGCGATAAGAAAAGCGTATGCTTTTTTCACAATTCATTCCTTTTTTATACCCCGTTAATACCTGGCATACGCTTATGATTGAATTGGTACAAAAGGACAAGGGGAATTGTATGTGTCTATTTTTTACGTAATGACATTAATGACATGAATCGTGTTTCCATGAGCATTTGCTTAAGTAAACATATCTTAAGAAACTTGACATTTGTCACTCCGCCGGGCAAAGTCCATCCACCCGGCAGCTGAACGGGACTTCTTCTTCAAGCTGTTTGCTATGATTATCGCTGTGCCTGCCAACGGGTGTTGTGGATCCCCGTGTACAGCAATCACTCCATCACTGGGAGAATCGCTTCTGCCATAGCACCTCAAAATCGATTTGTTCCAATATATTGCATTGATTCTGGTATGCATGGACGCAATGCCGTTCTGATGTTTGTCGTACAAAATCAATGAGTTGCTGTCGCAGAAGGGTTGAGGTTGTGCCAGGGATTTGAAAGTCTCCGGATGGTTGTGATCTTCTCGAAGAGGGTGACGTTCAGGGTTTTCCCTATGATGGCAACCGGGGTACAGGCTGCGTGATCCGGCTCGATGCCGGAAGAAGCGGAGGCTGGGAGCGTTCGAGACCCGGCGGGAACGGAGGCGGACAAGACCGGGAAGGGTTTTCAGAGCGGTCAGGAGCATTTTGGTAACAAGCGAATCGCAATCAGCAGGTCCGGCCACTCCGAGAAACGAATGTCCGGTCGGCAGTGATTCTTTGTCAATCTGTGAGTCATCTGTGGGTCGCGATTTTGTATAATGATACGTAAAAGAGACAGACGAAAGACACTTCTCAGAAGCGATATGAAATGAACGGTTTAGGCCGCATCGAAAAATGAACGTCGGTACAGCAGCATAAGGACGGTGTCTTTGTATCGGTAGCGGATCAGCTGTCACGGGAAGGGCATCTTGTCTGAACATAACATGGGAAAGGGTAAATTCATGAAAAACGGCATGATTTTTCGGTGCATTCGCAGGAGAGGGACCGTCCGGCTTGGCCCGGGAGGAGCCGGCGCCCTCGTGATCCTGGCATTGATTGTCTGCTCTACGACCGCTTTTGCCGAAGACCTGCTCGGGGTGTACGGGCTGGCACTCAAGAACGATCCCCGCTTCGTCGGCGCACGCTATGAGCGCGACGCCTCGGCTGAAAAACTGAGCCAGGCCAGGGCGGGGCTCCTGCCGAAGCTGACGGCCGAGGGCGTGTATACCCAGACGAGGCAGAATATCATCAGCAGCGACAACACCGTCTACGGCCAGGGATCATCGACCTTTCCCACGACGGAGTATTCCATTACGCTTGTTCAGCCCCTGTTCAACATGGCTTCCTGGGCCAGCCTGAAGCGTGCCCGGGCAACGGTCAAGGGCGCGGATTTGAAACTGGAAACGGCCAAGCAGGATCTGATGGTCCGTCTGGCCAGGTCCTACCTCAGCGCCCTGGCAACCCGCGACAACCTGGAATTCATCAGTGTCGAAGAGGCAGCGGTAAGCCGTTATCACGACCTGGTCACCGGCAGATTCAGCTCCGGCCTGACGTCGAGGACGGATTTTCTCGATGCCAAGGCACGCCTGTCGGATGTGAAGGCCAGAAAGATCGCAGCCCAGAGCAACCAGGACGATGCATTTCAGTCGCTCCGGGAAATTGTCGGCCAGGACATCGTGAAGTTGGCCCCTATCCGTGAGGACCTGCCGCTGGTGCATCCGGATCCGAACAATATCGATACCTGGATCGATGCCACGGTGAAGCAGAATCCCTCCCTGGAGATGCAGCGCCAGGCCGTGGAAGAGGCGCAGCATGAAATTCGGAGGCAGCAGGCCGGGCATTACCCCTTCCTGAACCTGGAAGCGGAATACGACCGGACCAAGACGGAAGGCACTCTTTTCGGGGGCGGGAGCGAGGTCGAAACGGCCTATGCTCTTGTTCGCCTCAGCGTACCGATCTTCGAGGGCGGCATCGTGAATTCCCGCACCCGGGAGGCCAGGAGCCTCCACCAGGCTGCCGTCCAGGAAGAGGAGCGCCAGACGAGGGCCGCCAGGAAGGAAACGAGGGCGGCCTACCTCGGCGTCGTCAGCGCCATCGATCGGGTGAAGGCCCTCCGGGAGGCCGTGGAGGCGCAGCAAATGGTCCTGGAGGCCAAGAGGGAAGGATACCGGTCCGGTCTCTACACGGTTCTGGCCGTACTGGATGCGGAGCGGGATCTCTACAGGGCGCGCCGGGATTACGCGGTGGCGCGTTACGATTACATCATGAACAGTCTCCGCCTGAAGAAGGCGGTGGGAACCCTGAACGACGGGGATATCGCCTCCATCAACGATTGGTTCGTCAAGGAGCGGTGAGGCCGTCGAGATTAAAAAAGAGCATCGACGCCGCCTTCGCAGAGGGCATCGTTGATCCTGCCGGGCCGGGAGCGGATGTGCATCCCGTCCCGGGACGCTTTTTTTGATATTGTGAGTCCGTTCCCCTTCATCCCGGAGGTCCGTGCCGGGAACTTTGCGGACTCCCTGAGAGGCAATACCGATGTGGCGACTGAAAAACAGGAAAAAAGGAACGGCTGCGGCAGGAAAATCCGGGAACGGTCATGGGAAAAAGCCCCGGCCGTACCAGTTCGAGGCCCTGGAGCCGCGCCTGCTCCTTTCCGCGGATATCGTAATTCCCGTTGACGATCTCAACGCGATTGCAGGCACCCTTCCGGTGGTCGTCGAGGAGGCCGCCCCCGCCGAAACAGAAGCCGTTCAGGCCGCGGATAACCTGGATCCGGCAGCGGTGGTGGAAACCACCGGCAGTGACAAGGCAGCGGAGGCTGGCGTCAAGGTTCCGACCGCGACGACGGATGCCTCCGCCACGGACAATTCCTCTCCGGCCGCGGTCCCGACCGCCCAGGACAGCCGCTGCGAGATCATCATCGTCGATCCGTCCATTCCCGACGCCCAGTCCCTCATCGAGACCCTTCTCAAGGAGTCCGGGCAGGAATGGTCCGTGGCGTCCGTCGTGGACGACGGCCAAGACGGGACGTCAGTGGCGCCCCTCTCCGGCGGGCAAGGCGATTCCGCTTCCTCCGCTTCGGACACGACCGACAAATCCGGCATTTTTATTTACTATCTCGATTCCGACAAGGACGGCGTCCGGCAGGTAACGGACATCCTTAAGCAGTACACGAACCTCGACGCCGTGTATATCCTGTCCCATGGCGCATCCGGCGAGATCAGTCTCGGGACGACGGCGGTGCTTCAGGGAGTGCTGCAGGAGAGGGCGGCGGAAGTTGCGGCCTGGGGCGATTCCCTGAAGGACGGCGCCGATGTCCTGCTGTACGGCTGCGATGTGGCGGCAGGAGGGACCGGCATTGAGTTCGTCCGGACCCTGTCCTCGCTGACCGGCGCGGACGTGGCCGCCTCGACGGACAAGACGGGAGCGGCTGAAGCGGGCGGCGACTGGGACCTGGAATATCGGACCGGCGCAATTGAGGCGGCGGCCCTCTTTGCATCCGGAGACGGCGGGTACCGACACCTGATGCAGGACTTCGTCGGCACGACGGCCAATGAGACCCTGACGGGCACCAATTCGGGCGATAACTACATCTTCTCCGACGGCTGGGGTACCGACGTCGTCAGCGAGACCGGCGCGACCGGAACGGACACCCTGAATTTCTCCGCCGTCACGGCGGACCTCACCTTCACCATTCATGCGAACGGTACCGTCTCCGTGACGGACGGCACGAACTCCCTGAGCGGAGTCGCCAACATCGAACGGATCATCGGAGGGTCGGGGGACAACACCTTTGTCTTCGAAAACGGCGTGGTCTTCACGGGGACCATCGACGGCGGGACCGGCGGGACGAACACCCTCGACTACGCGGCCTGGACCACGTCCGTCACGGTCGACCTAGCCGGCGGGCTGGCCACGGGGACGTCGGGTGTCAGCAACATCCGGAACGTCCGGGGAGGTTCGGCCGCCGACACCCTGAAGGGCGACGGCCAGGCCAACGCATTCACCGGCGGCGCCGGGAACGACACGCTGACGGGCCGAGCCGGGGACGACACGTACCGGATCACCGACGGCGGCGGGACCGACACGATCGTCGAAGTGACCGGCGAAGGCAGCGACACCCTCGACTACTCGCTCTACACGTCGGCCGTGACGGCAAACCTGACGGCCGGGACGGCGACGGATACGGCGGGCGTCGCTTCCATCGAGAACGTGACCGGCGGGGCGGGAAACGACGTCATCGTCGGGGACGCCAACGCCAACGTCCTGTACGGCGGTGCCGGAAACGACACGATCACCGGCGGCGGCGGCGCGGACGTGCTGGGCGGCGGCACGGGCGTGAACACGCTGACCGGCGGAACCGAAGACGACACGTACATGCTGGCCGGCGGAACCGACACGATCGTCGAATACGCCGACGAAGGGAGCGATACCCTCGACTACTCGGCCTATTCCACCGGTGTAACCGTGACGCTCGGCGGGGCCGCGACGGGCGTCTCCGGGATCGTGACCAGCATCGAGAACGTGACCGGCGGTACGGGGAACGACGTCCTCACCGGCGATGACAAGGCCAATGTCCTCTCCGGCGGTGCAGGCAACGACACGCTGAGCGGCGGGGCCGATGACGATGTGCTGGCGGGCGGGGCCGGAGACGACACCTACGTATTTGCGGCGGGGGGCGGGACCGACACGATTCTCGAGAGTGCCGCCGAGGGGAGCGACACCCTGGACTACTCCGCCTACGGGTCGGCGGTGACGGTGGACCTGGGGGCCGGGACGGCGACGGCCACGGCGGGCGTCGGCAACATCGAAAACGTCATCGGCAGTACGGGGAACGACACGATCACCGGGGACGCGAACGCCAACGTCCTGGCTGGCGGCGCGGGCGACGACACGCTGTCCGGCGGGGCGGGAAACGACACGCTGTCGGGCGGTTCCGGGACGAACACCCTGTCCGGCGGCACGGATGACGACACCTATGTGCTGACGTCCGGCTCGATGAACACCATTACCGAGAACGCCGCCGAGGGGAGCGACACCGTCGACTACTCCTCCTATGCGGCAGCCGTGACCGCCACACTGGGCGGTGCGGCGACGGGCGTCTCCGGAAGCCTCGTCAACATCGAGAACCTGACCGGCGGGGCCGGGAACGACGTCCTCACCGGCGACGCCAACGCCAACATCCTGAAAGGCGGCGCCGGCAACGACATCCTCGTCGGCGGAACGGGGAACGACACCTACGCCTTCGGAAACGGCTGGGGGACGGACACCATCGTCGATTCCAGCGCGGTGACGGATACGGACGTGCTCGACTTCTCAGCCGTCTCGGCGAACCTGGCCGTTATGGTCCTGGCGAGCGGCGCCCTCTCCGTGACAAGCGGTACCAATGCCCTGAACAACGTGGCCGTTGCGGAGCGGATCGTCGGCGGGAGCGGGAACAACACCTTCACCCTGGCGGCCGGCGCGAACTTCGCGGGATCCGTCGACGGCGGCACCGGTGGGACGAACACCCTCGACTACTCCGCCTGGACCACCGACGTGATCGTGAACCTCTTCGGCGGTGCGGCGACGGGGATCGGCGGAGCCGTCAGCAACATCCGGAACGCCGCCGGCGGCTCGGGCTCCGACATGTTCATCGGCGACGCGAACGCAAACGTATTTACCGGCGGCGCGGGCGACGATTACTACTACTTCTTCGTCGACGGGGAGGCCGACACGATCGTCGAGGCCGCGGGCAGTGGCAGCGACACCCTGGACTACTCCGAATACGGCGCCTCCGTGACGGTGAACCTGGCGACCGGGATGGCGACGGATGTCGTCAACGGATTCAGCAACATCGAGAACGTGGTAGGCAGCACCGAAGCGGACACGATCACCGGCGACACCAACGCGAACTACATCGCCGGCCGGGCGGGGAACGACATCCTGGCGGGCGGCGGCGGGAACGACACCTACATCTTCAAGGACGGCTGGGGAACCGACACGATCACGGATTCCGCCGGAACGGATACCCTGGACTTCTCGGCCGTAACCTATGACCTGACCTTCACCATCCACGCCGACGGGACGGTCTCCGTCACGGACGGCACGAATACCTTGAGCCGCATTGCCGATGTCGAAAAGCTCATTGGCGGGAAGGTGGACAACACCTTTGTCTTCGAGGACGGCGCGGCCTTCGCCGGGACCATCGACGGCGGCGACGGACTCACCAACACCCTCGACTACTCGGCCTGGACCGCCGGCGTGGCGGTGAACCTGCCGGCCGGGACGGCGACGGGAACCAGCGGGGTCACCGGCATCAACAAGGTCGTCGGCGGCACCGCGAGCGACACGATCGCCATCGCCGACACCTGGGGGACCGTCACCGTCGGCGACGCCTCCGCGGCCGACACCGATGTCCTCGACCTCTCCTCCGTTTCGGCGGACCTCACGGTGACCTTCAACGCCGACGGGACCGTCTCCGTCTCCGACGGCACGAACGACCTGACCGTCACCTCCAACATCGAGCGGATCGTCGGCGGCTCCGGGAATAACACCTTCGCCTTTGAGAGCGGTGCGACCTTCGCGGGCACCATCGACGGCGGCACGG contains these protein-coding regions:
- a CDS encoding thiolase family protein, whose product is MEDVFVVSAVRTPVGRQGGYLREWTAPEMLGAVLDEVARRIDLDPVLVDDVVSGTVYQVGEQGFTLARSGILASKKFPFSVPGISVNRQCGSSLSAIQIAHGMIASGTMDIVIASGCEFMTKYTMFSDLNGTLYTGKPMGNPFGKWYTEKYGRADQIVAAQMIADKWEITREECHDFAIASHQKAHKATVGGYFKKEILPMKGLDKDGNAVVQDTDEPIRPSTNHETLNSLKVLPNTKWITVGISSTITDGASAVVLMSEKRMKELKLTPLARIVANAVIGSEPQIMLTGPIYATPKVLEKAGMKMDDIDIFEINEAFAPIPLAWVKELKADPEKLNVNGGALALGHPVGNSGCRLSVTAIHELRRRQARYALVSLCTGGGMAPATIFERV
- the cbiQ gene encoding cobalt ECF transporter T component CbiQ yields the protein MSGAGQALGSMRGLEGLGRADASALRVDPRAMIVTTFLFIAVVSSFGKYDLLGLLPLTLYPVSLMALGRVSFRRIGLRLLIVSPFAVMIGIFNPVFDSRIVAELGPFAVSGGWISFASILVKFLLTVSAALILVAVCGFDAVCFGLEKMGVPKIFVSQLLFLNRYIHVAADEAGRMLRAHALRSFRREGLSIRVFGSLAGQLLLRSLDRAQRIYNAMISRGFSGRIRLLRERSLGIGDVLFALLWISFFLFVRLYNIPLWIGTFVLGSSA
- a CDS encoding cupin domain-containing protein, which codes for MSGKSCGLIIVLCLLVLGGPISTGWSYDNGVKVRTVLKSTTAGNGQPLEYMRTDRPEVTAAVVEIAPGAQTGWHLHRVPVYAYVLEGTLKVLMGDGTALTFEKGQAILEVQNTAHNGVNIGKEPVRLIVFYTGAVGEPLSEKLER
- a CDS encoding MBL fold metallo-hydrolase encodes the protein MKKKILMVVGILAAIVILVAGYVLGRFLIEVRKMTPVPTGEVVPGVFAIQDDYVNLYLIKGKDGYVMIDGGDKAAAVEEGLRQLGIPKDRISAVFLTHSDSDHSAALKVLGDVPLFVGSEEERIIKGPQYRMYFMRNSLPDRRRLLAGGETVDSGGLIVQVFRTPGHTPGSRCYLVNGRWLFTGDTISLKDGKAGPFVELFNMDTATEIGSIGKIAALKGVEAVFTGHHGFTKDFPGAFADWQK
- a CDS encoding ABC transporter ATP-binding protein, whose amino-acid sequence is MSHHIVELRDVEFAYPDGTPALRRVSFRIVHGESVGLIGANGAGKSTLLLHLNGCLFPAGGTVQVGDYPLTRKNVDDVRRRVGMVFQDPDDQLFMPRVFDDVAFGPLNLGLPREEVEIRVHDALRQVGADHLADRPPYKISGGEKRAAAIATVLSMSPDILVMDEPSSGLDPLSRRQLIGLLMNFRHTKIIATHDLDLVLDVCERTIVLNGGRVAADGPTAEIFRDEALLKVNHLEKPLRMQPLPDC
- a CDS encoding TolC family outer membrane protein, coding for MKNGMIFRCIRRRGTVRLGPGGAGALVILALIVCSTTAFAEDLLGVYGLALKNDPRFVGARYERDASAEKLSQARAGLLPKLTAEGVYTQTRQNIISSDNTVYGQGSSTFPTTEYSITLVQPLFNMASWASLKRARATVKGADLKLETAKQDLMVRLARSYLSALATRDNLEFISVEEAAVSRYHDLVTGRFSSGLTSRTDFLDAKARLSDVKARKIAAQSNQDDAFQSLREIVGQDIVKLAPIREDLPLVHPDPNNIDTWIDATVKQNPSLEMQRQAVEEAQHEIRRQQAGHYPFLNLEAEYDRTKTEGTLFGGGSEVETAYALVRLSVPIFEGGIVNSRTREARSLHQAAVQEEERQTRAARKETRAAYLGVVSAIDRVKALREAVEAQQMVLEAKREGYRSGLYTVLAVLDAERDLYRARRDYAVARYDYIMNSLRLKKAVGTLNDGDIASINDWFVKER